The following are encoded in a window of Sminthopsis crassicaudata isolate SCR6 chromosome 3, ASM4859323v1, whole genome shotgun sequence genomic DNA:
- the KRTAP8-1 gene encoding keratin-associated protein 8-1, translating to MNYSVFPGAVYPGCYWGSCGYPLGYSVGCGYGSTYSPPGYGHGYGYCGCGPYGYRRYWSFGLY from the coding sequence ATGAACTACAGTGTTTTCCCTGGAGCTGTCTATCCAGGCTGCTACTGGGGCAGTTGCGGCTACCCCTTGGGCTACAGTGTTGGCTGTGGTTATGGCAGCACTTATTCACCACCAGGTTATGGACATGGATATGGATACTGTGGTTGTGGACCATATGGCTACAGAAGATATTGGTCATTTGGACTCTACTGA
- the KRTAP7-1 gene encoding keratin-associated protein 7-1, with translation MTRFFCCGNYFPGYPCYGTNWHRSFRATPLNCVVPLGSPLNYGQGCNGYSSLGYSFGGSNFNNHGCCYGGSCYRPWGSGSGYGYSTY, from the coding sequence ATGACTCGATTCTTCTGCTGTGGAAACTATTTCCCAGGGTATCCTTGCTATGGTACCAACTGGCATAGAAGCTtcagagccactcccttgaactGTGTTGTGCCACTGGGCTCTCCCCTGAACTATGGACAAGGTTGCAATGGCTACAGCTCACTAGGTTATAGCTTTGGTGGTAGCAACTTCAATAACCATGGCTGCTGTTATGGAGGCAGCTGCTACAGACCTTGGGGTTCTGGCTCTGGCTATGGCTACAGCACCTATTGA